A region from the Dendropsophus ebraccatus isolate aDenEbr1 chromosome 1, aDenEbr1.pat, whole genome shotgun sequence genome encodes:
- the PYROXD1 gene encoding pyridine nucleotide-disulfide oxidoreductase domain-containing protein 1, which translates to MAAAAVRARSLVVGGGIAGVTCAEQLSLQFPDDVIYLLTAAPLVKAVTNVRQVSRALEEFDVEEQTSAALQSQFPNIRVVHSALKELKADQQVVVTEDGTCYQYDQLCVCTGARPRLIVEGNPYVLGIRDTDSARTFQQHLTRARRVMVVGNGGIALELVYEMEGCEVIWAIKDKSIGNTFFDAGAAEFLIPQLKSEKPPTSLTCKRMKYTTEGGSGQQDGGIGSALGPDWHEGIDLKAAQEILRSVHIEAECEVHRILLHQEFKGLKISALSVPGSEKDGATSDPADWPVYAELTNGRIYGCDIIISATGVVPNVEPFIGGNNFDLGEDGGLCVDDHMRTSVKNVYAAGDVCTAGWPPSPHWQQMRLWTQARQMGCYAAKCMTAERQGETVQMDFCFELFTHVTKFFNYKVILLGKYNAQGLGADHELLLRCTPGREYVKVVLHGGRMMGAVLIGDTDLEETFENLILNGMDLSAYGEDLLDPNIDIEDYFD; encoded by the exons CTCTCCCTGCAGTTTCCTGATGATGTCATATACCTGCTTACTGCGGCTCCGCTGGTTAAGGCTGTGACCAACGTGAGGCAG GTCTCGCGGGCGCTGGAGGAGTTTGATGTGGAGGAGCAGACGAGCGCCGCTCTGCAGTCTCAATTTCCTAATATCAGGGTTGTGCACTCGGCACTAAAGGAGTTAAAGGCCGATCAGCAG GTGGTGGTGACGGAGGACGGGACGTGTTACCAGTATgatcagctgtgtgtgtgcaccgGGGCCCGGCCTCGCCTCATCGTAGAGGGGAATCCGTATGTGCTGGGGATCCGTGATACTGACAGCGCCCGG ACCTTCCAGCAGCATCTGACCAGGGCGCGGAGAGTGATGGTCGTGGGCAATGGTGGGATAGCTCTGGAGCTGGT GTACGAGATGGAGGGGTGTGAGGTCATCTGGGCCATCAAGGATAAGTCCATTGGCAATACCTTCTTTGACGCCGGAGCCGCAGAATTCCTCATACCACAGCTCAAGTCTGAGAAACCTCCAACCTCCCTGACCTGCAAGAGGATGAAATACACTACAGAAGGGGGCAGTG GGCAGCAGGATGGCGGGATTGGTAGCGCTCTGGGTCCGGACTGGCATGAAGGGATCGATCTAAAGGCTGCTCAGGAG ATCTTGCGTTCCGTTCACATTGAGGCAGAATGCGAGGTGCACAGGATCCTGCTCCACCAGGAATTCAAGGGGTTAAAGATTTCAGCCTTGTCTGTGCCCGGAAGTGAGAAGGATGGCGCCACCTCTGACCCAG CTGATTGGCCGGTCTACGCTGAACTGACCAATGGGAGGATTTatggctgtgacatcatcatcagcgCCACCGGCGTCGTCCCCAACGTGGAGCCGTTTATTGGTGGAAATAAT TTTGATttaggagaagatggggggctgTGCGTAGACGATCACATGAGGACGTCAGTAAAGAACGTGTACGCGGCCGGAGATGTGTGTACCGCTGGCTGGCCGCCCAGCCCCCACTGGCAGCAG ATGCGGCTGTGGACTCAGGCGCGGCAGATGGGCTGCTACGCTGCAAAGTGTATGACGGCCGAGCGGCAGGGAGAAACCGTCCAGATGGACTTCTGCTTCGAACTCTTCACCCACGTTACCAAATTCTTCAACTATAAG gTCATCCTCCTGGGTAAGTACAATGCCCAGGGTCTGGGTGCTGATCACGAGCTGCTGTTGCGCTGCACCCCGGGCAGGGAGTACGTGAAGGTGGTGCTGCACGGTGGGCGCATGATGGGCGCTGTACTCATTGGAGACACCGACCTGGAAGAGACCTTCGAAAACCTGATCCTGAATGGGATGGATCTGTCTGCGTACGGGGAGGATCTGCTGGATCCCAACATCGACATTGAGGATTACTTTGATTAA